The following proteins come from a genomic window of Corallococcus sp. NCRR:
- a CDS encoding chemotaxis protein CheW — protein MAPDRTVAAQARPEQEFFCFRVGELRFGVPSENVLEVLRAGLLTPLPRTPSFILGVTGHRGQVLPVVDLLRFLSKGEARIGPRTRIFVGVSGSYVSGVVADTVLGLRRVPVAEILPPPLGGDQAAEHLLGVVQGSGPTDGLNLLNFSKLLQTARQRAVVR, from the coding sequence ATGGCGCCAGACCGTACGGTGGCCGCCCAGGCCCGGCCGGAGCAGGAATTCTTCTGCTTCCGCGTGGGCGAGCTGCGCTTCGGCGTCCCCAGTGAGAACGTGCTCGAGGTGCTGCGCGCCGGGCTGCTCACGCCGCTGCCGCGCACGCCGTCCTTCATCCTGGGCGTCACCGGCCACCGCGGTCAGGTGCTGCCGGTGGTGGACCTGCTGCGCTTCCTCAGCAAGGGCGAGGCGCGCATCGGTCCGCGCACCCGCATCTTCGTGGGCGTCAGCGGCAGCTACGTGTCCGGCGTGGTGGCGGACACCGTGCTCGGCCTGCGCCGCGTCCCCGTGGCGGAGATCCTGCCGCCGCCCCTGGGCGGTGATCAGGCCGCGGAGCACCTCCTGGGCGTGGTGCAGGGCTCGGGGCCGACGGATGGCCTCAACCTGCTCAACTTCTCCAAGCTGCTGCAGACGGCCCGTCAGCGCGCGGTGGTGCGATGA
- a CDS encoding response regulator has product MSRVLVIDDSPMLLELTVRALTAAGYEAIGAPDLATLNQKLTEGPFALILMDVNMPEMFGDDVVEYLRTQKGVTSKLVLYSDISEQELEAKVKNSGADGYILKSGGLEGVLGGVMGMIGAPALNIPVPSPAPAAAPAAAPAPAAAPAAPATGSGGLPKAPVAAGGRKPRILIVDDSEMTARIIEADLVSKGFEVHVADTADKATKIILKKQTRPDLVLLDVRMPNVNGEQFCRFIKSNSLFKGIKVLLCSGENVEELQRICREAGADGYIPKDAVMGNLVAKELMPPGAE; this is encoded by the coding sequence ATGTCCCGCGTACTGGTCATTGACGACAGCCCGATGCTTCTGGAGCTCACCGTCCGGGCCCTGACGGCCGCCGGCTATGAGGCCATTGGCGCGCCGGACCTGGCTACGCTCAACCAGAAGCTCACCGAGGGCCCGTTCGCGCTCATCCTCATGGACGTGAACATGCCGGAGATGTTCGGCGACGACGTCGTCGAGTACCTCCGCACACAGAAGGGCGTCACCTCCAAGCTCGTCCTCTACTCGGACATCTCCGAGCAGGAGCTGGAGGCGAAGGTGAAGAACTCCGGCGCGGACGGCTACATCCTCAAGAGCGGAGGCCTGGAGGGCGTGCTGGGGGGCGTCATGGGCATGATCGGCGCCCCGGCGCTGAACATCCCCGTCCCCTCCCCCGCCCCGGCCGCGGCACCCGCCGCCGCTCCTGCTCCCGCCGCGGCTCCGGCCGCACCCGCCACGGGTTCCGGCGGACTCCCCAAGGCCCCGGTGGCCGCCGGGGGACGCAAGCCGCGCATCCTCATCGTGGACGACAGTGAGATGACGGCGCGGATCATCGAAGCGGATCTGGTGTCCAAGGGCTTCGAGGTCCACGTCGCGGACACCGCGGACAAGGCCACGAAGATCATCCTGAAGAAGCAGACGCGCCCGGACCTGGTGCTGCTGGACGTGCGCATGCCCAACGTGAACGGCGAACAGTTCTGCCGCTTCATCAAGAGCAACAGCCTCTTCAAGGGCATCAAGGTGCTGCTGTGCTCCGGCGAGAACGTCGAGGAGCTCCAGCGCATCTGCCGCGAGGCCGGCGCCGACGGCTACATCCCCAAGGACGCCGTGATGGGCAACCTCGTCGCCAAGGAGCTGATGCCCCCTGGCGCCGAGTAG